The Pogona vitticeps strain Pit_001003342236 chromosome 3, PviZW2.1, whole genome shotgun sequence genome includes a window with the following:
- the PCNP gene encoding PEST proteolytic signal-containing nuclear protein — translation MADGKGGDVKLKRPRFDEGPEEEAEKPVKTKTVSSSNGGESSSRSAEKRVAEEEAEDFSTKPAPAKMSKIGFAIGTQIAKKPPAISIKLGANKPKEPTPAPKTLSVAAIFNEDEDSEPEEMPPEAKMRMKNIGRDTPTSAGPNSFNKGKHGFSDNQKLWERNMKSHLGNVREQDD, via the exons ATGGCGGACGGCAAAGGAGGCGATGTGAAGCTGAAGCGACCGCGTTTTGACGAAG GACCTGAAGAAGAGGCAGAAAAACCTGTGAAAACTAAGACTGTTTCTTCCAGTAATGGAGGGGAAAGCTCGAGTCGCAGCGCGGAGAAGCGGGTGGCTGAGGAAGAGGCCGAAGACTTCTCAACAAAGCCTGCTCCTGCCAAAATGTCCAAGATTGGGTTTGCGATTGGCACACAAATTGCAAAGAAACCACCTGCAATATCCATCAAACTTGGAGCAAAT AAACCTAAAGAACCTACTCCAGCTCCAAAAACACTTTCTGTAGCAGCAATCTTCAATGAAGATGAAGAT AGTGAACCTGAAGAGATGCCTCCAGAAGCTAAAATGCGTATGAAGAACATCGGAAG GGATACTCCAACTTCAGCAGGACCAAATTCTTTCAACAAAGGAAAGCATGGATTTTCTGACAACCAGAAGCTATGGGAACGGAATATGAAATCCCATCTTGGAAATGTCCGTGAACAAGATGATTAG